CGGTGATGACCGTTATCTCGATGCGCCGCTACAGGACGAACTGATCGATGAGCTGCTGCGTGTTCAACACTGGCACTTTGTATTGCCGACCAGTCCAGCCCTGGTTGTACTCGACACCCGCACCCGACGCTGGCGCAGCGAAATGGCGCTCAAGCAACCTTCCGGTCTGCTCGACTGGGAAGCCTTGAGCGAGCTGCAACAGGAACTGCTCGATCATCCGTCGGCAATCATCGTCTCACCGGCACCGATCTTTGGTGTAAAGCTGATCGAAACGGTGCAGAGGGTATTCAGCTGGTGCGGTTATCCGCTGCTGGTGGACGCTGAAAACTGGATGGCCCATCGGGGTGCTGCGCAGGTGATCCTGAATATATTCCGACACACACGTACACCGGGAAATTACGTGGTGTTGTCAGGGGATGTGCATTATTCCTTCGTCTACGAAGTGCTTATCCGACACCGTAAGGCCGGCCCGAGAATCTGGCAGATCACCAGCAGCGGTATCAAGAACGAGTTCCCGAAAACCTTGCTGGAATGGTTCGACCGCCTGAACCGCTGGCTCTACTCACCCCGCTCGCCGCTGAACTGGCTGACCAAACGCCGGCGCATGCGTATCGTGCCGTACGTTCCTGAGCATGCCGAAGCAGGTGAACGTCTGTGGAACTCGGCGGGGATTGGTCAGGTGTTTTTCAACGAACAAGGGCAGCCACAGGACATCATTCAGCACAACTCGAATGGCGCGCCAAAGACCCGAATGCTGGCACCTGATCTGACGGATTATCCTGATTAGGATTGCGACAGTTTCCGACAGGAGATTGCCCAGATGAAAAAAGTGGCTACCGAAAATAATCGGCAGCCACTTCAGACCAAGTCGCGACAGTCACGTTGCCTCAAGTATCCGTCCCATCCCCCTGACAATCATCCCCACCTCCCGCTCATCAATCGTCAGCGGTGGCAGCAACCGTATGGTTTTGCCCCGGGTGATGTTGATCAGCAGTCCATGATCCCGCGCAGCAATCAGTGTCAGGTCGCGAATCGGCTGTTTCAGTTCGATGCCGACCATTAACCCTTGCCCACGAATTGCCAGCACATTCGAATTGCCCGCCAGTTCCGCGTGCAAGCGACTGAGCAAGCGCTCACCTTGAATCCGCGCATTTTCCAGCAGGTCTTGCTCTTCGATAATATCGAGTACGGTGCAGCCAACCCGGCAGACCAGCGGATTACCGCCAAACGTGCTGCCGTGACTGCCAGGGGTAAACAGCTCCGCCGCCCTGCCCCGGGCCACGCAGGCACCAATCGGTACACCGTTACCCAGGCCCTTGGCGAGGGTCATGACATCTGGAACGATGTCTTCATGCTGGAACGCAAACCAGCGGCCGGTCCGGCCGATGCCGGTCTGGATTTCGTCGAGCATCAGCAGCCAGGCGTGACGGTTGCAGAGTTCGCGCAGGGCTTTCAAGTAACCCGGCGGCGCCATTTGAACGCCGCTTTCGCCCTGGATCGGCTCGACCAGAATCGCCACGATCCGCTCGCCATGTTGCTGGTGCACCTGCTCCAGTGCCTCAAGATCACCAAACGGCACTTTGACGAAATCACCCGGTAGATCGTTGAAACCCAGACGTACCGCCGGGCCATCGCTGGCTGACAAGGTGCCAAGAGTACGGCCATGAAACGCATTGGCCATGACCACCACCAGCGGCTGCTCGATCCCTTTGCGCCAGCCATGCAGACGCGCCAGTTTCAGCGCGGTTTCGTTGGCCTCGGCGCCAGAGTTGTTGAAGAACGCCCGCTCCATTCCCGACAACTGCGTCAGTTTCAACGCAAGTTGCTGCTGCCAGTCGATGCTGTAGAGGTTGGAGGTGTGCAGCAGCAATCCAGCCTGTTCGCTGATTGCCGAGACAATCCGGGGGTGCGAGTGCCCGACATTGGTCACCGCCACGCCCGCGACTGCATCGAGGTACTCGCGACCGGCCTGATCCCACAGACGGGTGCCCAGGCCTTTGGTGAAACTCAAGGCCAGCGGTTGGTACGTGTTCATCAGGGCGGCGGTCATGACTTCAAACTCCAGTGAAGGTCGGTGTGTTTGCAGTATGGTTAGCCACCAGAGCTGGATAAACTCAGAAAAACTTCAATCATTTAGAAGCAGGGCTTGATAATGGATCTGTTCCAGTCGATGAGCGTCTACGTCAAAGTCGTGGAAGCCGGCAGCATGACCAAGGCCGCCCTGCAGTGCGAAATGTCCACGACCATGGTCGGCAATCACCTTCGCGCACTGGAGCAGCGACTCGGCGTACAACTGCTGCAACGCACGACCCGGCGTCAACGGCTGACCGAATTCGGTACGGTCTACTACCAGCGTTGCCTGGAAGTACTGGGGCTCGTGCAAGACTCCGAACGTCTCGCCGAACAAACCATGGATGAGCCCCGTGGCCTCCTGCGCATCACCGCGCCGCTGACCTTTGGCGTCGAACGCCTGGCTCCCGCGCTGAGCGAATTTTCCCTGCAATACCCGCAGGTAAAAATGGATGTGGTCTTGACCAACCGCCGACCGGATCTGATGGAAAGTGGTCTTGATGTGGCGTTCCGACTGGGGCATTTCGAGCAGTCGAATCTGATTGCCCGGCCATTGATCGACTACACCCTGACCGTCTGCGCCTCCCCGGAATACGTCGCCCGGCGCGGCATGCCCCTTACGCCTGAAGACTTGCAACAGCACGATTGCCTGTCGTTCGCCTACCCCGCCGGCGATGACTGGCAATCGGTAGAAAAGCGCTGGCGCCTGAGTGGTCCGGAGGGTGAAATCATGATCGACGTCAGCGGGCCGATGCTGATGAACACGTCCGCCGGTTTGCATCAGGCTGCCCGCACCGGCATGGGCATCGTGATGTTGCCGGACGCACTGGTGGAACAGGATCTGCGCGACGGCAAACTGGTCACGGTGATTCCCGATTACCAACCACCGAGCCGCCCATTGCACCTGCTGTATGCTCAGGATCGCTATCGACTGCCGAAGCTTCGACGCTTTGTTGAGTTTGCGATGCGGACCTGGGGGAAAAGCTGACTACGCTGGCATCAACCAAGCTTCTGCGGTAAATCGAAATCACCCGGTCAGCAAGGACTCGATCACCCAATGAAAAACGATCTGACGGTACGCGATCTACTACCCGCCGAAACGGAATCGGTGAGGTTGTTTCTCGGGCAGCATGGCTGGGCGCATCGAGTCGGATCCCCGGAGCATTTTGCACAGTTGATTCAAAACTCGCAGCGGACGGCCGTTGCGCTGTCGGGCGAACAGGTTATCGGCTTTGCCCGTGGCATTACTGATGGTTTGTCCAATGGCTACCTGTCGATGGTAGTCGTCGATGTACAGCACCAACGCAAAGGCGTGGGCCGGGCACTGGTCGAACATGTGATGGGCGACAACCCCGACATCACCTGGGTACTTCGCGCCGGGCGCGTAGGAGCCGAAGCATTTTTTACTCGCCTGGGGTTTGAAACCTCAGTGATCGCGATGGAACGCCCGCGCCTGAAATAACCAGCTCGATGGCCAACAAAATACCGAACTTTCATGTTCTGTACTTAAACACTCAGCAAATTTGAATGCCATTCCGAGAGGTGCGTAGGAACCGTCTAGACCGGCACTCTCAGCGTTCACGACTACATTGGGCTTGATATAATCCGCCGACTTTCTGAAAGCACGGACACATTCTAGGCCCTTCATGACCTTCAGCTCCCCAAAATTCTTCCTGATCTACCTTCCCATTGTCTTTTTTGTGTACTTTTTCCTAAATCGCAAACGACTGATCACGGCTGGAAAAATCTGGCTCGTCATTGCCAGCCTGATCTTTTATGGGCACTGGAGCGTCGCGTATATTCCTTTGCTCGGGCTCTCCATTGGTTTCAATTTCATTGTGGGAAAAACCCTTGCGACCCCCACCCGACCTGTGATGTCTTGCCTATCTAAAAAGGCCATTCTCGTTATTGGGATCGTCACTAATCTGGCCTTGCTTGGATACTTCAAATACGCCAATTTCCTTGTCGACAACATAAACTCGGCACTTGGCACAGACCTGTTTTTTGTCCAGGTCGTTCTGCCCTTGGGCATCAGCTTCTACACTTTTACGCAAATCGCCTTTCTGGTGGATTGCTACAAGAACCTCGCGAAAGAGTACAGCTTCGTAAACTATGCGTTGTTTGTAACGTTCTTTCCTCACCTGATCGCCGGGCCGATTCTTCACCATAAAGAAATGATGAGCCAGTTTCAGTCGCGCTGGACGCTCGCCATTCGCCACAGAAACATAGTCATGGGTCTGTTTATTTTCAGCATCGGTCTCTTCAAGAAAGTCGTGCTTGCCGATACGTTCGCCATTTGGGCGGATGCCGGCTTCGCACAAGGTGCCAGCCATGATTTTTTCAGCGCCTGGGCGACCAGCCTTTCCTACACCTTTCAACTCTATTTTGACTTCAGCGGTTATTGCGACATGGCAATAGGTGCAGCGCTGTTGTTCAACATCTGGCTGCCAGTCAACTTCAACTCACCTTACAAGTCGCTGGACATCCAGGACTTCTGGCGACGTTGGCACATGACGCTGAGCCGCTATCTTCGTGATTACCTATACATTCCGCTGGGCGGTAACAGAGGGGGACGACAGCGTTTGTATTTCAATTTGATGATTACTTTCGTTCTCGGTGGGCTGTGGCATGGCGCGAGCTGGATGTTCATCATTTGGGGAGCATTACACGGCGGCGCAATAGTCACGCATCGGATCTGGAAACAATGCGGCATGTCGCTGCCCGATCCAGTCGCATGGTTTCTTACCTTCATGTTTGTGAACATCACATGGGTATTCTTCAGAGCAGATACCGTTGCGGATGCCCTGCGCATACTTCGTGGGCTGGTAGATTTCGACTCAATCCATCAGCTCGCCGTCAATACCGTGCCGACTGCCAATCTTGCATGGGGAGGCACGTTTTCAGATCGTTTGCTAGAGATCCTTCCCGCAGGCCTGGTCGCCAACCTTGCACCAACGTTGATGATCGCGATCGCCCTGCTGATCATTCGCCAGAAGAATGCTTTCGAACTCACCGTTCGCACCGACTTCGGGCATGCGAAGGCACTCGCAATGTCCACGCTGTTTAGCCTTGCGCTGTACACCGGTGTGCAAAGCAAAAGCCCTGTTTTCCTCTACTTCAACTTCTGATGGTGCCGCCCATGAAAAAAAAATTGTATGCGGCACTCACTCTGACAGTGCTGATCATGTGCGTTGTACCGGCGATCAATCTTAATCAGGTGTTCACGGCACAGAGCAACGTGAAATGGTGGAAATCAAAGGTGTTGTACAACATGGATTTATTTCATGCTGTCATCAGCGAATGGATCTACCCCATCGGGCTGTCCATCAGTCCGGGGAAAGTCATCATCGGCAAGGATGGCTGGCTGTTTCTCGGTGACGACTACGCCAATACGATTTCATCGAAACGAATGGGTATGAACCAGGAGGATACTCGGACAGTCGAGAAAGTCGCCCAGTCCGTAGAGGCCTGGAATCAATGGCTGAGAAGCAAAGGCGTGGTCGCTTTTCGCATTGTCGTAGGCCCGGACAAAGACTCCGTCTATCCGGAACACCTCCCGGACTGGTCGTCGCACGCCTCCACCAGGCCAACCGATGTGCTGCTGCGTCAGGTGCGAGATGATCTTTATGTCGACCCGACAAATGCGTTGCTCAAAGCCAAAGAACAATCCCCCCATCCGCTCTACTACAAGACCGATACACACTGGAACAACGCAGGTGCATGGATCGCTTTCGATGAGTTGCGCAAAAGCCTTTCGAAAAGCCAGGCTCGGTTGATATGGCCACAGGCTCGGGAACCCTTGATTCTGAAAACTCACGAGCGTACTGGCGGTGACCTGGCCCAGTTTCTGAGAATTCAGGCGTCGCTGACCGACACTGAAGCAGTGCTCAATTTCAACGATGAATACGCACTACCGGTAGAACACCAAGACTTCAACTCCGGTGAAATCACATTCGCGGGTCAAAACATCGGTATCGCGTCTCCGGCGTCACCTCTTTTGGTCAAATCGGCACAAGCCTTGAATCCGAAAAAAGTACTTTGGTTACGTGATTCGTTTGGCATGTCAATGTCTCCCTTGATGTCAGCCACCTTCACCGAAACATTGCATGTGTATTACTTGCCACTCAAACCTGAGGGGCTCGTCTCACTCATTGAACGATTCCAACCGGACTATGTGTTCATCACGAGTGTCGAGCGAGATATTCGCAGCGACTTTTTCCAATCGGGCCCACCCATCGCCGAAGTTGAAGCCGCAGTGATCAATTAGCCAAACAGGCAGGTGCTTTTGCCTTGAGTTCGATAACGACTATGCTCGTTTATCTCTTTCCAGCATGGATGCTGCACGATGCTCACGATTCTGCAAAACACCCCGATACGGGCTTACGTGATTTTTCTGCTTGTGGTTTATTTCGGGATCAAGGCGTTCTCTCCCCGTCGTGAAAGTCGTCTCTCGATGCTCATAACACCACCGGCATTTTTGGCGTGGTCGTTGTATTCCGTGAACTTGACGATTGACCCGGCCCTGTTCCTTAGCAGCTGGTTCGGCGCGCTGTTGCTGGGTGGTCTCTCGGCCTGGCTGGTTTTCTCACGTAAGGGCGTGGCACTCGACGACTCCGCGACGGGGCTGATCATGCCGGGTACCGTGAAAATCCTGATCATGTTCCTGATGTTTTTTTTCGCAAACTATTACTTCGGGTATCAGGATGCCGTAAATCCGGAGCTTGCCGCGTCCGCCGACATGCTGCTGCTCAAGTCCACGGTGTCGGGTTTCATGTGCGGCCTGATCAGTACCCGCTCGCTGAAACTCTACTGGACACTGCGAGCCCTCGCCGCCCGACAGTCGCCAGTGACCGCACAATAACCATTGGACAACCGGTGATCACGACCCGCTTTTCACCAGCACCGGCTTCTCCTGATAACGCTGGGCAAACAGCTGCTTCAACTGCGCCACTTTCGGCATGTCATTGATCACGATGTATGGATAGCTCGGGTGTTCGGTCAGGAAGTCCTGGTGATAGTCCTCTGCCGGGTAAAAACCGTTGTAGGTTTCCAGTTTGGTCACGATGGGTTTGCTGTAGGCATGCGCCGCATCAAGCTGGGCGATATAGGCCTGTGCAACGCGTTGCTGATCAGGATTGACCGGGAACAGCGCCGAGCGATATTGGGTGCCGCTGTCCGGGCCTTGGCGGTTGAGTTCAGTCGGGTTGTGGGCCACCGAGAAGTAGATCTGCAACAGGCTGCCGTAGCTGACCTGAGTGGGATCAAAGGTGACTTGCACCGACTCGGCATGCCCTGTGTCACCCTCGCTGACACGTTCGTATTCCGCCGTGTTGGCCGCGCCGCCGGCGTAACCGGAAACGGCTTTCTGCACACCTTTGACGTGCTGAAAAACACCCTGCACACCCCAGAAACATCCACCGGCAAACACTGCGGTTTCACTGTGCGCCTGAGTGTTTTCATCGAGTGCCGGCGGCGGAATGACCACGCCCTCCTCGGCCCCGAAGGAAAACGCCGAGCACTGCGCGACAACCCCAGCCGTCGCGACGCCCAGCAGCAGACGACGCCAGATAGTTTGAGCTTTCATGTTCTGTACTCCTGATCAGCCGAAGGTAAAGGCGTAGGCCGACACGCCCGGATCGAGAAACTCGATGCTGAAGGTGCGGTCTTTCACGTCAGCGGTCTGCCGTACCAATTGATACAAGCGTTGTTCAGTCACGCGACCGCTGCCGTCAGGCGCCACGTCGACACCATGGGCATCGCCCGGTGCCTGACCATCGATCATCACTTTGAAGCGCACCGGTTTACCGTCCGCCCCAGGGCCCAGCACCAAGTGCAGGTCACGGGCGTGAAAGCGATAAACGATACGACTGGCCGGCGCACTGGCCGTGGCGCGTTCGGCACCGACCGCCCATTGGCCGCCGAGGCTCCAGTCATTCAGGGCAAGATTTGCAGGTGTCTTGTAGGCCGCGTCCTTGTCAGGCACCAGGCTGGTTTCCGGTACGAAATGTTCCGCACGCTGGTAGCCGACGTAAGTTTCCGGTGACAGCACCTGGTTCATGTCCGGCGCGAGTTGTACGCCTTGAGCGTCTGCGTTGATCAGACCATCAGCCACGGTTTTCGCACCGGCCTCACGCAACAGTTGCTGGATGACTCGTTCCGACTCGGCGTAGTCCCCTTCGCCAAAATGGTGGTAACGAATGCGCCCCTGAGCGTCGGCAAAGTAATGCGCCGGCCAGTATTCATTGTTGAAAGCGCGCCAGATCTTGTAGTCGTTATCGATGGCCACCGGGTAGTTGATGCCCAGTTCCTTCATGGCTTTGGTGACGTTGCCTACATCACGCTCGAAAGCGAATTCCGGCGCATGCACACCAATCACCACCAGCCCCTGATCGCGATACTTCTCGGCCCAGGCTTTGACGTAAGGCAGGGTGCGCAGGCAGTTGATGCAGGAGTAAGTCCAAAAATCCACCAGCACCACTTTGCCTTTGAGTGCCTGCGCGTCCAGCGGCGCCGAGTTGAGCCACTGCACCGCGCCATCAAGCGCCGGCAACTGGCCCTCGACCGGCAACGAACCCGGTGCCTTGGCGGCCATTTTCATCGCGCCGCCCGCCGCCATCATGCTGCCGTTTGCCGCGTCATCCGCTGCGGGAACCTGCGCCATCATCGTGCCGTTGCCCTGAGGGGATTTGCCCGAAAGCTTGCCGACCAATGCCTGTTCCAGCCCACCGGTGGAGGCGGTCGAAAACCGCGCCAGAATCCCGGTATCGAGGCCCAGCGCAATGGCGGCCACACCGGCCAGCATCGCGGCCCCGAGCCCGCGCCGGATCCACTCACCAGTCCCGATCGAACGCTTCATCACCGCAAAGACCTTACCGCCCAGCAGCAACGCCGCAGCGAGCGAAGTCGCGGCGCCCGCCGCATAGGCGAGCAACAACAGCGTGGTGGCGATGCTTGCACCTTGCAGCGCGGCACCGGTCAGAATCAGCCCGAGGATTGGCCCGGCACAAGGCGCCCACAGCAGCCCCGTGGCGACGCCGATCAGAAACGAAGCGCCGGGACGCGGACGATTGTCCTGACCGGCGGCCTCCGACAAGCGACTGCCGGCGGACACCAGCGGCCGGGTCAGACGCTCGGCCAGATGCGGCAGCAACAGCGTCAGCCCGAACAGTGCAACGAACAGCAACGCGAGCCAGCGACCGTACTGATTGACTTGCACCACCCAACCGCCGCCCACCGCCGCCAACGAGGCGATGAGCGCGAAGGTCAGCGCCATCCCCGCCAACAGCGGCAAGCCACTTTTGATAAACGGCTGCCCGGTGCGAGCGAAGACAAAAGGCAGAACCGGCAGGATGCACGGACTGACAATCGTCAGCACACCACCGAGATAAGCGAGAACCAAGAGCCACATAGTATCGTCCTGTTGTAAGTGAAGATCGCCGGCGGGCCACGATTCAGGCCGCCACGGGTTTGAAGGTCATCGCCAGGCCGTTCATGCAGTAGCGAAGGCCGGTGGGTTTGGGCCCGTCGTCGAAAACATGGCCGAGGTGACCGCCGCAGCGCCGACAGTGAACTTCCTCTCGCGTCATGCCGAAAGAACGGTCCTGACGTATGGCCACGGCGTGTTCCAGCGGTGCCCAGAAACTCGGCCAACCGGTACGGCTGTCGAACTTGGTATCCGACGAAAACAACGCCAGGTCGCAGCCAGCACAGGCAAACGCACCCGTCCGGTGCTCGTTGTTCAGCGGGCTGCTGTAGGCGCGCTCCGTGCCCTCTTTGCGCAGCACGTCGAATTGCTCGTCGGTGAGCAACGCATGCCATTCACTGTCGCTGTGGGTCACTTCAAAAATCTCGTCGGCATGTGCCTCACCGACCAGCGCAGAGCCCGTGGATAACTTTGGCAATACACCGGCCAGAAGGGCTGCAAGCCCCAGCCCGCCGCCGGTTGCCAGAATCTGTCGCCGTGAAAACATGGCCGTCTCCCAAAATTCCAGATGCCTGTCGTGGAACACAGCCTAGGCTTGGGTTGATCGCCAAATCCTCACGGGAAGTTAAACAATTCGTGATAACTCGCCCCGAGGAAAACCCGCACAATGCGTTCATCGCGCCGAAGGATTGAGCTTCATGGAACAGACCAAACGCGTCCTGGTGGTCGAGGACGACCTGCACATTGCCGACCTCATTTGCCTGCATTTGCGGGACGAACAATTCGAGGTAGTACACAGCGCCGACGGCGACGAAGGCATGCGCCTGCTGCAGCAAGGTCACTGGGATGCGCTCATCCTCGACCTCATGCTGCCTGGCGTCGACGGACTTGAAATCTGCCGCCGCGCCCGGGCCATGGCCCGCTACACACCGATCATCATCACCAGTGCCCGTTCCAGCGAACTGCACCGCATTCTCGGCCTCGAACTGGGCGCCGACGATTACCTAGCCAAACCGTTTTCGATGCTTGAACTGGTGGCTCGGGTCAAAGCGCTGCTGCGCCGCGTGGATGCCATGGCCCGCAACCTGAAGATGGACGCCGGCAGCCTGAGCCTCGATGGTTTGAGCATCGACCCGATCACCCGTGACGTCACCCTCAATGGCCAGCGCCTGGACCTCACTCCACGGGAATTCGATCTGCTGTATTTCTTCGCCCGTCAGCCGGGCAAGGTGTTCTCGCGCATGGATCTGCTCAACGCGGTCTGGGGCTACAGCCACGAAGGTTACGAACACACGGTCAACACCCACATCAATCGCCTGCGGGCGAAAATCGAGGCCGATCCGGCACAACCGGTGCGCATCCTCACGGTGTGGGGTCGCGGCTATAAATTCGGCACGAGCGCAGAGCAACCATGAAACTGACCCTGACGCAGCGCCTGTCCCTGGTGTTTGCCGTGCTGTTGCTGGCGTGCTGCGGCACGTCGGCCTGGTTGCAGGTACGCTCCAGCCAGATGCATGAGCTGGAAGTGGTGCAAGGATTGTCCCGGGATCTGGCGCAACACATCGCCCACGACACGGTGCTGATGGACAGCAACGGACTGATGCCCGGTGCGGTGCGCGAGTTGTTCAGCCAGTTGATGCTGGTCAACCCAAGTGTCGAGGTGTACCTGCTCGACACCGAGGGCCGGATCGTCGGTAACGCGGCACCGGAAGGACGCCTGCGTCGGCAGACTGTCGATCTCGCGCCGATTCGACGATTGCTCAACGATCAACCGTTGCCGATCCTCGGCGACGACCCACGCAGCGTCGATGGGCGCAAGGTCTTCAGCGCCGCGCCGTTGCAGGTCAACGGCAAGGCGGCCGGTTACCTTTACGTGGTCCTGCTCAGCGAAGCGCACGACCGATTCGCCGAACGCGGCGCCACCAGCGCGGCGCTCAACACGGCGTTGCTGTCCATCGGGCTCGTGGCATTCCTGTGCCTGATTGCCGGTTTGACCGCGTTTAATCTGATCACCCGGCCGCTGCGACGATTGACCGAAACCGTGGGCCAATTCGACATCGACGGCGCACCGCAAACACTGCCCGCCGCGCCGACACCTGTGGACAAGTTCGCTGACCCGGATGAAATCGCCGTACTCGACGCAGCGTTCCGGCAAATGCAAAACCGCCTCGGTGAACAATGGCGCTCACTGACCCGCCAGGATCAGGAGCGTCGGGAACTGGTGGCGAACATTTCCCATGACCTGCGCACACCGTTGGCCTCGCTGCATGGTTACCTTGAGACGCTGTCACTCAAGGACGCCACCCTGTCCCCCGAAGAACGCCGTCGCTATCTGGGGATTGCCCTGGATCAGAGCCGCAAGGTTGGCGGGCTCGCGCAATCGTTGCTGGAGCTGGTGCGCCTGGAACATGGCTTCGTTCAGCCTGTGCTGGAAAAGTTTTCCCTGACCGATCTGGTACAGGACATCTTCCAGAAATTCGAACTGGGCGCCGAGGCCCGAAATGTTGTACTCAAGGCCAGCTTCAGTACCAACCTGCCAACCGTTTGCGCTGACCTCGGGCTGATCGAACGGGTGCTGACCAACCTGTTCGATAACGCCTTGCGCCATACGCCGCCGGGTGGCGAAATCGAACTCGGTCTGAAACCCCAGGGCCCGCTGGTTGAAATCACCGTCAGCGATACCGGCCCCGGCATCGCCGCCGAGTTGCGCGAGGGTTTATTCCTGCGCCCCTTCAATATAGGTGGCGCGCGACGCGATGGCGGGCTGGGCCTGCGGATCGTGCACCGGATCCTGCAACTGCACGGGCGCGAAATCCAGTTGCTCGATGTCGCAGGACGGGGCGCAACCTTTCGCTTCTCGCTTCCAGTGGATCAACAGAACGCCGAACAGTGGATCGTGCGTTCGATGAACCTGAATACGCCGGGCAAATAATCAACTCCACCGGGCCGTTGCTCCGTGACAACAACGTCCCGCTCCCCTAAATTAGTCGGCCTGAAAAAGCCCCCCGAGCTTTCTCGTCTCATCTCAAGTTAAAAAAGTAGTGAAATTTCAATGTCCGATTTCAACACCGCTGAATCCGTAGTCACCCTGTCGTCCAAAGCGGAATACGAAAACTCCATCAATCTTTCACAACACATCCCACAAGCGAAGATCATCAGCGAAATGGTGCTGGACGCGTTTCAGTCCAGCCGCGAAAGCGACCAGATCCGCGAGCTGCGCGCTGCGATCCGCCAGGCCCACGACCGCTTCGATGACGACCAGGCCTACGAGCTGATGGGCGAACTCAAGCGTCTGAAAGATGCCGAAGCCGCCGACATTGCTGCCCTCGAAGATCTGAGCAGCAAATTCCCGATCAGCCGCATCCTGTCCAGCTTCAAGGACGACCCGGCGTTCCAGGAAATCGTCTATGGTCTGGCCCTCAAGGTGCTGAACCAGACGCATCAGGCGATCAGCAACCCGAGCGGCGGCAAGAGCAAAGCCGCACGCACCAAGAAAGACGTCGAAGTGTTCAGCATCAGCAAGGACGGCATCAGCGTGACCCTGCCAATGCGCACGCCGCGTTCGCGCCTGAGCGTGGATCGTGAAGCACTGGAATTCCTCGGTTTCACTTTCGTCGGTGAAGGCGAAGAAGCCGAGCTCGAAGGCGAAACTTTCGTCGACAACGCCGGTACCGAGCACGCGATCAACCGCAAGAACATCATCACCGCGCTGCAACAGCAGACCGCGTTTGACGGTTACAGCATCGCCGCCCAGTAAACGCGGCGCTGACGAAAAAGCCCCGCTCTGAATTTCAGGCGGGGCTTTTTGTTGCGCGGCTTTTAGCGATTATGCCGACGGATGTACCGCAGCGATCATGTCGACTTCGATGGCCGCGTTTTTCGGCAACTGATAGACACCAACGGTTGTGCGTGTATGGCGGCCAGCATCACCCAGCACATAACTGAAAACATCCGATGCACCATTGGCCACTTCGCTCAGGTCAACGAAATCCGGGGTCGACTTCACATACACCGTGACCCGCAACAACGCCCTGACCTTGTCCAGCGAACCGACTGC
The sequence above is a segment of the Pseudomonas sp. HS6 genome. Coding sequences within it:
- the msrA gene encoding peptide-methionine (S)-S-oxide reductase MsrA: MKAQTIWRRLLLGVATAGVVAQCSAFSFGAEEGVVIPPPALDENTQAHSETAVFAGGCFWGVQGVFQHVKGVQKAVSGYAGGAANTAEYERVSEGDTGHAESVQVTFDPTQVSYGSLLQIYFSVAHNPTELNRQGPDSGTQYRSALFPVNPDQQRVAQAYIAQLDAAHAYSKPIVTKLETYNGFYPAEDYHQDFLTEHPSYPYIVINDMPKVAQLKQLFAQRYQEKPVLVKSGS
- a CDS encoding MBOAT family protein, whose product is MTFSSPKFFLIYLPIVFFVYFFLNRKRLITAGKIWLVIASLIFYGHWSVAYIPLLGLSIGFNFIVGKTLATPTRPVMSCLSKKAILVIGIVTNLALLGYFKYANFLVDNINSALGTDLFFVQVVLPLGISFYTFTQIAFLVDCYKNLAKEYSFVNYALFVTFFPHLIAGPILHHKEMMSQFQSRWTLAIRHRNIVMGLFIFSIGLFKKVVLADTFAIWADAGFAQGASHDFFSAWATSLSYTFQLYFDFSGYCDMAIGAALLFNIWLPVNFNSPYKSLDIQDFWRRWHMTLSRYLRDYLYIPLGGNRGGRQRLYFNLMITFVLGGLWHGASWMFIIWGALHGGAIVTHRIWKQCGMSLPDPVAWFLTFMFVNITWVFFRADTVADALRILRGLVDFDSIHQLAVNTVPTANLAWGGTFSDRLLEILPAGLVANLAPTLMIAIALLIIRQKNAFELTVRTDFGHAKALAMSTLFSLALYTGVQSKSPVFLYFNF
- a CDS encoding LysR family transcriptional regulator; this translates as MDLFQSMSVYVKVVEAGSMTKAALQCEMSTTMVGNHLRALEQRLGVQLLQRTTRRQRLTEFGTVYYQRCLEVLGLVQDSERLAEQTMDEPRGLLRITAPLTFGVERLAPALSEFSLQYPQVKMDVVLTNRRPDLMESGLDVAFRLGHFEQSNLIARPLIDYTLTVCASPEYVARRGMPLTPEDLQQHDCLSFAYPAGDDWQSVEKRWRLSGPEGEIMIDVSGPMLMNTSAGLHQAARTGMGIVMLPDALVEQDLRDGKLVTVIPDYQPPSRPLHLLYAQDRYRLPKLRRFVEFAMRTWGKS
- a CDS encoding DUF6622 family protein, producing the protein MLTILQNTPIRAYVIFLLVVYFGIKAFSPRRESRLSMLITPPAFLAWSLYSVNLTIDPALFLSSWFGALLLGGLSAWLVFSRKGVALDDSATGLIMPGTVKILIMFLMFFFANYYFGYQDAVNPELAASADMLLLKSTVSGFMCGLISTRSLKLYWTLRALAARQSPVTAQ
- a CDS encoding GNAT family N-acetyltransferase translates to MKNDLTVRDLLPAETESVRLFLGQHGWAHRVGSPEHFAQLIQNSQRTAVALSGEQVIGFARGITDGLSNGYLSMVVVDVQHQRKGVGRALVEHVMGDNPDITWVLRAGRVGAEAFFTRLGFETSVIAMERPRLK
- a CDS encoding aspartate aminotransferase family protein, with amino-acid sequence MTAALMNTYQPLALSFTKGLGTRLWDQAGREYLDAVAGVAVTNVGHSHPRIVSAISEQAGLLLHTSNLYSIDWQQQLALKLTQLSGMERAFFNNSGAEANETALKLARLHGWRKGIEQPLVVVMANAFHGRTLGTLSASDGPAVRLGFNDLPGDFVKVPFGDLEALEQVHQQHGERIVAILVEPIQGESGVQMAPPGYLKALRELCNRHAWLLMLDEIQTGIGRTGRWFAFQHEDIVPDVMTLAKGLGNGVPIGACVARGRAAELFTPGSHGSTFGGNPLVCRVGCTVLDIIEEQDLLENARIQGERLLSRLHAELAGNSNVLAIRGQGLMVGIELKQPIRDLTLIAARDHGLLINITRGKTIRLLPPLTIDEREVGMIVRGMGRILEAT